Within Deinococcus budaensis, the genomic segment CCGGCAGTCCTGCGCGACTATCTGACCCGCTTCGACCCTGCCTTCACCGGCCTGACCGGCGACGAGGCCACCATCGACGAGGCGGCCCGCGTGATGTTCGTCAGCAACGTCAAGCCTCCGCCCGCGCCCGCTGGGGACCACAGCGCCCACCTGGGAAGCAGCGGCGCGCCCGGCGCGGGGGCGGACGCGGACACCGGCGCGGCCCACCCGGGCGACGACCACAGCGACGAGGTCCCCGGAGGCGCCAACGAGGCCGCCCGCATCCACGGCGATCAGGTCAGCGTGGTGGACGCCCAGGGCCGCTTCGTGCGCGTCTACAGCAACCTCAATGTGCTGGAGGGCGAACTCGCCCGCGACCTGCCGGGCTTGATCCGCCTGCACGGCGGCTGAGGGCAGGGCAAGGGGGCCGCTTGTCCGTACCTGACACCCTTTTTTCGGAAATAGCGTAATATGACGGCATGACTGAACCGCTCGACGCCGCCTTGCGCCCCAAGACGCTGACCGAATATGTCGGCCAGGAGCGGCTCAAGGAGAAACTGACGGTCTACCTTCAGGCCGCCAAGGGCCGCCGCGAGGCGCTGGACCACACCCTGCTGTTCGGGCCTCCCGGACTGGGCAAGACCACGCTGGCGCACATCGTCGCGGCCGAACTGGGGGTCAACATCCGGGTGACCTCCGGCCCGGCCATCGAGAAGCCCGGGGACCTCGCCGCCATCCTGACGAACAGCCTGGAGGAAGGCGACGTGCTGTTTATCGACGAGATTCACCGGCTGGGCCGGGTGGCCGAGGAACACCTCTACCCCGCGATGGAGGATTTCAAGCTCGACATCGTGCTGGGGCAGGGACCCGCCGCGCGGACCATCGAGCTGCCGCTCCCGCGCTTCACGCTGGTGGGGGCGACCACCCGCCCCGGCCTCATCAGCGCGCCCATGCGCAGCCGCTTCGGGATCATCGAGCATCTGGAGTACTACACCGCGCAGGAGATCGCCACCAACCTGCTGCGCGACGCCCGGCTGCTGGGCTTCGGGTTGGAGGAGGACGCCGCGCTGGAGATCGGCGCCCGCTCGCGCGGCACCATGCGCATCGCCAAGCGGCTGCTGCGGCGCGTGCGCGACTACGCCGACGTGGCGGGCGAGCCGGTAATCGGCGTCGAGCGCGCCCACGACGCCCTCGACAAGCAGGGCCTGGACGCGGCGGGCCTCGACGACCGCGACAAGAAGTACCTCGAAACCCTGATCCACCGCTTCGCGGGCGGTCCGGTCGGGGTGGATACCCTCGCCACCGCGATCTCGGAGGACGCCCTGACCCTCGAAGACGTGTACGAGCCGTACCTGATCCAGCTCGGGTTCATCAAGCGCACCCCCCGGGGCCGGGTCGCCACCGCCCACGCCTACGACCACCTGGGGCTGCCGGTGGGCACGGCCGAGGGAGAGCTGGGGCTGTACACGAACTGAAGCCGTCAGCTTCCAGCGGCCAGCTCCCAGCGATTCCCGCCGCCTTTGCCTCGGCCCACGCCGGGGCTTTTTGCGGACGGCTATCCTCTGCCCATGACCGCCCCGCAAGTCCAGATGTTCGGCCTCAAAAAGAGCGCCGCCACCCGCGCCGCCGAGCGCTTTTTCAAGGAACGGCGGGTCAAGATTCATTTCGTGGACCTGGCGGCCAAGCCCATCGCCAAGGGGGAGTTGACCCGCTTCGTGCAGAAGTTCGGGCTGAACGCGCTGCTCGACCTGGAGGGCAAGGCGTATGAGAGAAGCAACCTCGCCTACCTGCGGACCACCGAGGAAGGCGTCATCGCCCGCGTGATCGAGACGCCCGAACTGCTGCGGCTGCCGCTGGTGCGCGGGGGCAAGGTGCTGACGGTGGGCGAGGACCCGGAGGGCTGGGCACGGATGCTGGAGGGGTGAGGGCGCTCCGGCCTTCCGGGCGCCAGTCCGGCTAGACCAGTTCGCGGTGGAACTTCTGGACCTCCAGGGTAAAGCCGCCCGGCGTGGCGAGGTAGAAGGTCCAGCGCCCGTGGTCGTCCCGGGGGGCTTCCGGGGCAAAGCCGCCCTCGACCAGTCGGCGGTGCAGGTCGTTGACCTCCTCGACCGTCTCGCGGGTAAAGCCGATGTGGAACATGCGCGGGTAGGCCACGTCCTCACCCCTGAACAGCGAGATCAGCGCGCCGCTGTCGTCGCGCAGGAAAGCCATCTCCGCCGTGACCAGCCGCGTGCGGCGCAGGCCGAAGTAGGTTTCCAGCAGGGCGACGGTCGCGGTGACATCGGTCACTTCGAGGTTGATGTGGTTCAGGTTCATGTGGGGGCGAGTGTAGGGCGCCCACGCGGCCCGGCTCTGCGGGATCAGGCGCAGTCGCTCACGGAGGGCAGGGTGAGCAGAGAGCGGTCAGCGTCAGCGCCTACTCTGGGGCATGAACGTTCCTTGCATGGCG encodes:
- a CDS encoding SCO family protein, whose amino-acid sequence is MKWLTAVLLALAAVLGGLLVYRGVSPPPTGGTALDNPVALPALRLVNDRGEAATLNDSGGRLRLVFYGFVRCPDVCPATLASLKNTYEALTPGQRERVQVQLITVDPAHDRPAVLRDYLTRFDPAFTGLTGDEATIDEAARVMFVSNVKPPPAPAGDHSAHLGSSGAPGAGADADTGAAHPGDDHSDEVPGGANEAARIHGDQVSVVDAQGRFVRVYSNLNVLEGELARDLPGLIRLHGG
- the ruvB gene encoding Holliday junction branch migration DNA helicase RuvB; translation: MTEPLDAALRPKTLTEYVGQERLKEKLTVYLQAAKGRREALDHTLLFGPPGLGKTTLAHIVAAELGVNIRVTSGPAIEKPGDLAAILTNSLEEGDVLFIDEIHRLGRVAEEHLYPAMEDFKLDIVLGQGPAARTIELPLPRFTLVGATTRPGLISAPMRSRFGIIEHLEYYTAQEIATNLLRDARLLGFGLEEDAALEIGARSRGTMRIAKRLLRRVRDYADVAGEPVIGVERAHDALDKQGLDAAGLDDRDKKYLETLIHRFAGGPVGVDTLATAISEDALTLEDVYEPYLIQLGFIKRTPRGRVATAHAYDHLGLPVGTAEGELGLYTN
- a CDS encoding ArsC/Spx/MgsR family protein is translated as MTAPQVQMFGLKKSAATRAAERFFKERRVKIHFVDLAAKPIAKGELTRFVQKFGLNALLDLEGKAYERSNLAYLRTTEEGVIARVIETPELLRLPLVRGGKVLTVGEDPEGWARMLEG
- a CDS encoding VOC family protein encodes the protein MNLNHINLEVTDVTATVALLETYFGLRRTRLVTAEMAFLRDDSGALISLFRGEDVAYPRMFHIGFTRETVEEVNDLHRRLVEGGFAPEAPRDDHGRWTFYLATPGGFTLEVQKFHRELV